The Hymenobacter oligotrophus genome has a window encoding:
- a CDS encoding LIC_10190 family membrane protein, producing MLTVLLIWLITAVVTTTLGVAAFRLAQRCGVGGASRLPAPEWLSLVGLALLTALLQLWSLVAAVDAWAQAVVALGVGTLLILQRQQVRALWQAQWPARWDAPAKAGGLLLLLLLGWLLMFGTQRPTNFDVGLYQLQTLQWTERYPVVLGLGNLHGRLAFNSSLYLPMALLRWPTAYGPAYGLSSYLYPLMAVVVVRALVAAMRNPEADARRVWVPMLLFLLLMYNFQVWLSSVTADCTTAALLALTLLWYSQHPPASATEAERLVLLVLAALAVTFKLSAAPVLLLPLYATWVHRAAHRWPRTWLLPLGLGLLLGLPWLTRNMLLTGYLIYPLPAVDLFDVDWKLPYEYARMEHSMVVNLARNSAQSPYAPPHQTLWEWLPNWWAPMQGYWGTMVVLALGSPLVAAWRWRRPRTPAEEGWAGAWLVAWLGCMFWFVAGPDFRFGAGFLVVAAIWPWAGPRWPGPAQRGLMAYLPWALLTVWVIHNLRDQLYYVRTQPYQFVLRIAQPELAPVPPTVLLPIAPNLRVRVPRSGTQCWGAELPCTHCVEEGLELRGATLADGFRTRLPVPTGK from the coding sequence ATGCTTACGGTACTTTTAATCTGGCTGATAACGGCCGTTGTTACAACCACCCTTGGCGTTGCCGCTTTTCGCTTGGCGCAGCGGTGCGGCGTGGGCGGAGCCAGCCGCTTACCCGCGCCCGAGTGGCTGAGCCTGGTAGGACTGGCCCTGCTTACGGCGCTGCTGCAACTTTGGTCGTTGGTGGCGGCTGTGGATGCGTGGGCGCAGGCCGTGGTGGCCCTAGGCGTTGGAACTTTGCTGATACTCCAACGGCAACAGGTGCGCGCGCTCTGGCAAGCGCAGTGGCCCGCCCGTTGGGATGCCCCCGCCAAGGCCGGCGGTTTGTTGCTGCTGCTGCTGTTGGGTTGGCTGCTAATGTTTGGCACCCAGCGCCCCACCAATTTCGATGTGGGCCTGTACCAGCTGCAAACCTTGCAGTGGACGGAGCGCTACCCCGTGGTGCTAGGCCTAGGCAATTTGCACGGCCGGCTGGCTTTCAACTCCAGCTTGTACCTGCCCATGGCCTTGCTGCGCTGGCCCACAGCCTATGGTCCGGCCTACGGCCTAAGCAGCTATTTGTATCCGCTGATGGCCGTGGTGGTGGTACGGGCGCTGGTTGCGGCCATGCGCAACCCCGAAGCCGATGCCCGCAGGGTGTGGGTGCCGATGCTCTTGTTTCTGCTGCTGATGTACAACTTTCAGGTGTGGTTGTCGTCCGTCACGGCCGATTGCACCACGGCAGCGTTGCTGGCGCTTACGCTGCTGTGGTATAGCCAACACCCACCGGCCAGCGCCACCGAGGCCGAGCGTTTGGTGCTGCTGGTGTTAGCTGCCTTGGCGGTTACGTTCAAGCTTTCGGCAGCGCCCGTTTTGCTGCTGCCGCTGTATGCTACTTGGGTGCACCGGGCCGCGCACCGCTGGCCGCGCACCTGGCTGCTGCCCCTTGGGCTGGGTTTGCTGCTGGGCCTGCCCTGGCTTACGCGCAACATGTTGCTTACCGGCTACCTCATCTACCCGCTGCCCGCGGTTGATTTGTTTGACGTGGACTGGAAGCTGCCCTACGAGTACGCCCGCATGGAGCACAGCATGGTGGTGAACTTAGCGCGCAACTCAGCCCAGAGCCCTTACGCTCCGCCGCACCAAACGCTGTGGGAGTGGCTACCCAATTGGTGGGCACCGATGCAAGGCTATTGGGGAACTATGGTAGTACTGGCACTAGGTTCGCCGCTGGTGGCGGCTTGGCGGTGGCGCCGCCCGCGCACCCCCGCCGAGGAAGGTTGGGCCGGAGCCTGGCTAGTGGCCTGGTTGGGGTGCATGTTTTGGTTTGTGGCTGGGCCCGATTTTCGTTTTGGGGCGGGTTTTCTGGTGGTGGCCGCTATCTGGCCTTGGGCAGGGCCCCGCTGGCCAGGCCCCGCGCAACGCGGGCTAATGGCGTACTTGCCCTGGGCCCTGCTCACGGTGTGGGTTATCCACAACTTGCGCGACCAACTGTACTACGTACGCACGCAGCCCTACCAGTTTGTACTACGCATTGCGCAGCCCGAGTTGGCCCCCGTACCGCCTACCGTGTTGCTGCCTATCGCGCCCAACCTGCGTGTGCGGGTGCCGCGTAGCGGCACCCAGTGCTGGGGCGCCGAGCTGCCGTGCACGCACTGCGTGGAGGAAGGTTTGGAGCTCCGCGGAGCTACCTTAGCCGACGGCTTCCGAACAAGATTGCCAGTACCCACAGGCAAGTAG
- a CDS encoding DUF4136 domain-containing protein yields the protein MKPTATASAALLSLLLSGCFTARESRIESDYSYAGNFRHYRTFAFMQSMPTLEADTAISVDKTVREAIQTHLRSQGYRLNQRRPDLLVSFRVYDGAMRFTGYDQPDLMHWLKQDVVETEDLPVDQRQGYDRVRYLLSDGTLLITLIDHRNGRAVWQGYASNVTAPNTAQASMVMRRAVRSIFDRYRVLSEDYMQQNAAQH from the coding sequence ATGAAACCCACCGCTACCGCTTCTGCCGCCTTGTTAAGCTTGTTGCTCAGTGGCTGTTTTACCGCCCGCGAAAGCCGCATCGAGTCGGATTACAGCTATGCCGGTAACTTCCGCCACTACCGCACCTTCGCATTCATGCAAAGCATGCCCACCCTGGAGGCCGATACGGCCATTTCGGTGGATAAAACCGTGCGCGAGGCCATCCAAACGCACCTTCGCTCGCAGGGGTACCGCCTCAACCAGCGCCGCCCCGATTTGCTGGTTTCGTTTCGGGTGTACGACGGGGCTATGCGCTTTACCGGCTACGACCAGCCCGACCTCATGCACTGGCTTAAGCAAGATGTAGTGGAAACCGAAGACTTACCCGTGGATCAGCGCCAGGGCTACGACCGCGTGCGCTACCTGCTCAGCGACGGCACGCTGCTCATCACCCTCATCGACCACCGAAACGGCCGGGCCGTGTGGCAGGGCTACGCCTCCAACGTAACCGCTCCCAACACGGCCCAGGCCTCCATGGTTATGCGCCGGGCAGTGCGCTCCATCTTCGACCGCTACCGCGTGCTGTCGGAAGACTACATGCAGCAAAACGCCGCCCAGCACTAG